The Lutibacter sp. Hel_I_33_5 genome has a window encoding:
- a CDS encoding YHS domain-containing (seleno)protein, with protein MKKVIIILFLTFTSSIFSQQIDYNTKKGYVAEGYDLVSYFIEKSPIEGKKKHQTTFDGAKFKFSSEENLETFKKNPKKYIPQYGGYCAYAVAAKKTKMYIDAEEYDIRDGKLYLFYSSWISSKLTDWKEGDTKNLQGKGDVNWEEIKLKKN; from the coding sequence ATGAAAAAAGTTATTATTATTCTATTTTTAACTTTTACTTCCTCCATTTTTTCACAACAGATTGATTACAACACCAAGAAAGGGTATGTTGCAGAAGGCTATGACTTAGTTTCTTACTTTATAGAAAAAAGTCCGATTGAAGGAAAAAAGAAGCATCAAACTACTTTTGATGGCGCAAAATTTAAGTTTTCATCAGAAGAAAATTTAGAAACTTTTAAAAAAAATCCAAAGAAATATATTCCACAATATGGGGGTTATTGTGCGTACGCAGTAGCTGCTAAAAAAACCAAAATGTATATTGATGCAGAAGAATATGATATCCGAGACGGAAAACTATATTTATTTTATAGTTCTTGGATTTCTAGTAAGTTAACAGATTGGAAAGAGGGAGATACTAAAAATTTACAAGGTAAAGGAGATGTAAATTGGGAAGAAATAAAACTTAAAAAGAATTAA